The Coraliomargarita parva sequence GACCATTGACCGCAATAACGAGAAGACCGTGGCGACTATTTTCGAGATGGAGCGCGGTTCCGGTTCGGTTGTGACCGGCAGCGCCATGGAAGACGCGATCAAGTCTTCGCTGCGCGACTTGATGACCGATTTCGTCACCGTCTTTCGCCAGCAGAACAAGAACTAGCGCGGCAGCACCGGGGGGGAGGGGCTTGCTGTTGCGGCCCACATCTTGGTCCGCCTCGAAATGTGGAAGGTTGACAAGCGCGCGGGCAATTCTGTCAATCGCGGCATATGAGTGACTCAAAGCCAGTAATCCTGACCTGTGCACAGCCCACCGGTGTTCTGACCATCGGTAATTACCTGGGTGCGATCAAGAACTGGGCGACCATGCTCGACGATTACGAATGCTTTTTCGGAGTGGTCGACCTGCACGCCATTACAGTCAAATACACACCTGCGGAGCTACGGAAGAATACATTGTCCTGTGTCGCCCAGTATATTGCCTGCGGCCTGGATCCGGAGCGTTCCAATATTTTTATCCAGTCGCACGTGATTGGGCATACTGAGCTTGCCTGGCTCCTCAGCTGCATTACCCCCATCGGGGATTTGCAGCGTATGACCCAGTTCAAGGAAAAGGCGGCCAAGCTGGGCTTCAAAGTGGCTGACGAGGAGGATGCGAATGGGCTTCGTTTCTCCCACGAGGGGGCGAGAGCCCAGGCTTCGGTCAATTCCGGCCTGCTGATGTATCCTGTCCTGATGGCTGCGGATATCCTGCTCTACAATGCGGACGCCGTGCCGGTGGGGAACGACCAACGCCAGCATTTGGAACTCTGCCGCGACCTGGCGCAGCGCTTCAATCACACCTATTCCGATACTTTCACGATCCCCGAACCCTTCATTCCCAAAGCCGGTGCCCGGGTCATGTCGCTGCAAAGCCCGGATCGCAAGATGTCCAAGAGTGACGAGAACCAGAACGCGACGCTCTACATCTTGGACGATCCCAAGGTGCTGAAGAAGAAGATCATGAGCGCGGTCACCGATTCCGGCAGTGAAATCGTCGCACGGGAGGATAAGCCAGGCGTTTCCAACCTATTGCAGATCTACTCGGCTATGAGTGGGCGTGAGATCGCGGAGATCGAAGACGCACTGCAAGGCAAGGGGTATGGGGACCTGAAGAAGGAAGTGGCTGACGCGGTTATTTCCGTGCTCGAACCGGTTCAGGCCCGATACCACGAACTGATTGCCGACAAGGCCTATCTGGAGTCGGTCTTGAAAAGCGGTGCGGAAGCTGCCCAAAAGCGCGCCTACAAGGTTCTTGGCAAGGTTTACCGGAAAGCCGGATTTGTGGAGCGGCCCCGGTAAAACAGGATTGATACCAAGCGCTTACGGGCTATAGCTACAGCTTACTTCATACGTGCTTAACCCCCGAATGCAATCCGAGGAAGACCCAGCCTTAACCCTGTCCAAATGGCCCTTTTATTTGGGCGATTTGCTCTTGGTTGCCACGGCACTGGCCAT is a genomic window containing:
- the trpS gene encoding tryptophan--tRNA ligase; the protein is MSDSKPVILTCAQPTGVLTIGNYLGAIKNWATMLDDYECFFGVVDLHAITVKYTPAELRKNTLSCVAQYIACGLDPERSNIFIQSHVIGHTELAWLLSCITPIGDLQRMTQFKEKAAKLGFKVADEEDANGLRFSHEGARAQASVNSGLLMYPVLMAADILLYNADAVPVGNDQRQHLELCRDLAQRFNHTYSDTFTIPEPFIPKAGARVMSLQSPDRKMSKSDENQNATLYILDDPKVLKKKIMSAVTDSGSEIVAREDKPGVSNLLQIYSAMSGREIAEIEDALQGKGYGDLKKEVADAVISVLEPVQARYHELIADKAYLESVLKSGAEAAQKRAYKVLGKVYRKAGFVERPR